GGTCCTACGCGTTCGACCGGACGGGTGGCTATGCCTTGAAAGCCAAGGTCTTCGATCCCAACGTCGATCCGGTGCCGGCAGATTCCGTCCAATGGGCGATTCAGGTGCGCGGCGTCATCCGCGCCTTTGAGCCGAATCTCGCTGAAATCTCCCTCGAGCCGCGTCAGGAAACGACCTTCGAATTAATTCCCTTCAATGCCAACAACGACTCTATCGAGTTCTGGTGGACGCTGAATGAAGCCGACACTATGTCCATCGAGTCCACTTTGTCCATTTCATTTCAAGACACCGGCAGGTATGTCGTGACTGCCTTTGCCCGTCAGGAAGCGGAACTGGACAGCCAGATTTGGTTTGTGAGGGTTGAAAACTCTCTGGATGTTAGGGGTGAAGGCGGCGCCTTTGTGCCCGGAGATTTGACTCTTGATATCTTCCCCAACCCCTTCAATGACCGCGCGGAGGTTGCCATCACTGCCCCCACCATTGGCGCCGCTTCATTGGCGCTGTTCGACGTCCGCGGCCGGGAGGTCTGGTCGCGGCGTATTCAACTGACTGCCGGTCAAAGCCGGATAACAATCGGCGAAGGCGCGGTGAACGCGCCGGGGGTCTATCTGATCAAGTTCGAATCCGGCGGGCGGCGCTTGCTGCGGAAGGTGGTGGTGCTGAAGTGACGGGGGAGTCCTGCACTTCTACTTGAGAGCCTAACAAACTCGAGCACTTGAGCACTCGATCACTTCGTCCCAGCACCTTCCATCACTTTTCCGTCACACCGTATCTCATTATCCTTCCATCAGATACTCGCAAATTGTGACGATGTGACGATTTCCCCGTTACAATCCCTCATACTGATCCGGCAGGTCGTTTTCAAAGAGCATCGTATCGCCCGACTGGAGGAGCGGCTTTATCTGCTCCAAGCCCTCCGGGAGCGTCATGGCGGTCCGGATGTTTGCCGTGGGGAAGCCGGCTTCGATCAAGCCGTCGCGGATCGGATTCGTCCGCCTGCCGCCGATGAGCAGCACCAGGTCGCAGGCGCTGGCTGCCTGCCGGCCAAGGGTACGATTAGCCTCTGTTTCCATCGGGCCGAGTTCGATCATGCCCGGTGTTACCAGAATTCGTTTGCCGCCGGTGGCCATCGAGAGGACTTCGAGTGCGTCCCGGGCGCCAGTAGGATTGGAATTAAAGGCGTCGTCGATGATAGTGATGCCGTTCTCGCCGGGGCGTCGTTCCAGACGGTGCCGGACTGGCGGCATGTTGGCAAGCGTTTGGACGATGTCGCGACGTGCGATGCCGAGCCGGTCGGCCAATGCCGCCGCAGCAGTCGCATTGGCAACTCCGCTGCGTCCCAACAGCGACAGGTGCGTACTCACGACTTCACCATCCGGGAACCGTAGTTGAAAGGTCGTGCCCCCCGGTCCCACTTTTAGGTCGAATGCCTGCACAGTCGCGGTTCGGCCTTCCCCATTCCCTCCTCCCCTTACCTCGTCAGTTCCCACCTCGAACCATATCACCTCCCCCCGATGCGCTGCACCGATTTCCCGGCTGAGCGGGTCGCTGCCGTTCAAGACCGCCACCCCGTCCGGCGGCAACGCGCGGATCAGTTCCGACTTCGCTTCCTTTATCGCCTGCTGCGATCCGAACCGCTCGAGATGCTGAATCCCGATGACCGTGATGATGCCGTGCTGCGGCTGGACGAGGTCGCAGACATTCGCTATCGAGCCTTTCCGATAGGCGCCCATCTCGACTACGAAGGCTTCATGATAAGGACGAAGACCTTCCCGGATGGCACGCGTTACACCCATCAGGGTATTGTAACTGCCGGGCGGACGATAGACGTTGTAGCGCGCTGAGAGCATCGCCGAAAGCAACTCCTTGGTGCCGGTCTTGCCATAGGAGCCGGTTACACCGATCACTAACGGACGGACATCTTTGACGATCTGCTGCGCCTCGCTCAGGTAGCGTCTCCGGGAGAGCGCCTCAAACGGCTCAAGGGCCATCACTGCACCAGCCAGCCATAGTCCCGCCATCCGCTCCATAAAGAGCATCGTGAAGACGATCTCGGCGCCGCCGAGCCAGCGCGTGAGTGGACTCGCAATGAGCGCGAGGAAGACGGTCACCGCCAGCCCGGTCCCGGCGAGCAGAATTCGCCGCGCCCGAGCCGTCATCACCAGAGGCTTTCGGGCGCTGCGCAGTCTCTTGCGCATACCACGCGCTCCCAGCGCAAGGAACAGAGCGTAAGCGAATAGTCCAGCAGCGAGCAAGAGTCGTAATGTCGAATTGATATCTCCAAGGGGGAGGCTCTTATCCCTGCCGGCTGACCAGTGCATCTCGAGCACCGTCGCCGCTGCAATCACCATGATCACGCCGACGAGATCCCAGCCGGGAAGCCAGACCCGCCTGCGCTTCCAAAGGAACTGCCCCAGCCGCACCGGGCTATAGTCTTCAAGTTGCAGGATGTGCAAGTGGCTCTTCAGGCGCGTCCAGAGGCCAAAAGCCCAGGCTGGAAGGGTTAGCAGCAGGGCGATGATAAGGATGAAATTGACGGCGTCGCGGTTGATGGAGGTTCCTGTAATGAAGTGGGATAGACCAAACGGGCAAGTCTGAATTGGGCGATTAAAATGTCTCAGACAAACCGCCGGGTGCCTTAACACCGATGACGGGGGTGTCTGGATCCGGTTTTCGCTTGCCATAATGGCAGCGAGGCGCTATTTTGCAGGTTTACTGCTACCCTCCCGGAAATTCCGGGCATAACACAACAGGCATTATGAGCAACCAGTTCGTCTATTTCTTTGGCGCTGGATCGGCCGAAGGCCGCGCCGATATGAAAAATCTGCTCGGCGGCAAGGGCGCCAACCTCGCCGAGATGACCAACATCGGTCTGCCGGTTCCACCCGGGTTCACCATTACCACCGAAGTCTGCACCCATCACATGGAGACGGGAGGCTACCCTGAGGGTCTGGAGGAGTTTGTCCGGGATGCGATGGCAAAGGTTGAAGCGATTATCGGCGACAACTTCGGAGATACAAGTCGGCCGCTCCTCGTCAGTGTCCGTTCGGGCGCGCGCGCCTCAATGCCCGGAATGATGGACACGATCCTCAATTTAGGACTGAATGACGCCACAATCAAAGGACTCTTAGCCCGAACCGGCAATCCCCGCTTTGCATGGGATTCCTATCGCCGCTTCGTGCAGATGTATGGCGACGTCGTTCTCGGGGTCAAAGCCGCTTCCGACCGCGAAGCCGACCCGTTTGAGGAAGCCCTCGACGAAGCCAAGTCTTCCCGCGGCGTAAAGCACGATACGGAACTGATGGCTGAGGACTTGAGTCGTCTTGTTGACCGGTTCAAGGAGATCATTGCCGACCGCAAGGGCGTTCGTTTTCCGGAAGACCCCTGGGAGCAACTTTGGGGCGCGATCGGCGCGGTCTTTCATTCCTGGATGAATGATCGGGCGGTCGAGTATCGCCGCCTCAACAGCATCCCGGCACACTGGGGCACAGCGGTCAACGTTCAAGCAATGGTCTTCGGCAATATGGGCGACGACTCCGGCACCGGCGTCGCCTTCACCCGCAATCCGGCATCGGGTGCGCGCGAGTTCTACGGTGAATATCTCACCAACGCCCAGGGCGAAGACGTCGTCGCAGGAATCCGGACGCCCAAGCCGATCGTCGAATTGGCTGCTGAAATGCCGCCCGTCTATGCGCAATTGGACGAGGTGCGTGCGACCCTTGAGACTCACTTTCGCGATATGCAGGATTTTGAGTTTACGATTCAAAAAGGCCGCCTCTGGATGCTCCAGACCCGCGCCGGCAAGCGAACCGGCGTCGCAGCGGTGAAGATCGCGGTCGAAATGGTGAACGAAGGTCTCATTCAGCCGCGGGAAGCGCTCCTTAGGGTTCAGCCCGACCAGTTGAATCAACTCCTCAGGCCGGTCTTCGATCCAGTCCAGAAGGCAGCGGCGATCAAGGAGGGCCGAATGCTCGCCAGAGGACTTAACGCCGGGCCCGGCGCGGCGTCAGGGCGCATCGCCTTCTCAGCCTCCGAAGCCGTCGCACTTAGTGCTAAAAGCGAACCGGCGATCCTCGTGCGGATCGAAACCTCGCCCGAAGACATCAAGGGAATGAACGCTGCCGACGGCATCCTTACGGCGCGGGGCGGGATGACCTCCCATGCGGCGTTGGTGGCGCGTCAGATGGGCAAGGTCTGCGTCGCCGGCTGCGATGCGCTAAAAATCGACTATTCGGCAGGAGTGTTGAGAGCCGGGGTGAACACTCTTCGCGAAGGCGACTTCATCAGCATCGACGGCACCACCGGAGAGGTGATAGCGGGGAAATTGGCGACCATCGCCTCAGAAGTCGTTCAAGTGCTGATCGGGCGATCGCTTGCGCCCGAGCGGTCGGATATATACCACGCCTTTGCACAACTTATGTCGTGGGCCGACAGCGAGCGGCGACTGCGCATCCGCACCAATGCCGACCAGCCCGATCAAGCCGATGCGGCGCGGGCTCTCGGCGCCGAGGGGATCGGGCTCTGCCGGACCGAACACATGTTCTTCGGCGGCGACCGGATCGCTGCCGTGCGGGAAATGATTCTCGCTGAAAGCGAAGCCGGACGCAAGGCGGCGCTGGACAAACTCCTGCCGATGCAGCGGGAAGACTTCGCAGGCATCTTCCGGGCGATGGACGATCATCCGGTTACGATCCGCACCCTCGATCCGCCGCTCCACGAGTTTTTACCGCACAGCGACGCCGATATCGAGCAGGTAGCCCGGCACTCGGGTCTCTCTGTCGAGCGTTTGCGGGCGCGAATCGAGGCATTACACGAAGCCAATCCGATGCTTGGCCATCGCGGCTGCCGGCTCGGGATCGTCTTCCCCGAGATCACTGCGATGCAGGTGCGGGCAATCCTCGAAGCGGCCGTCGAGGCGTCGTCGGAGGGTGTCGCGGTGCATCCTGAGATCATGATACCGCTGGTCGGTTTTCGAGCCGAACTCGAAGCGCAGGTGAGGATTGTGCGAGATGTCGCCGAAGCGGTCTTTGCCGCCCAGGGACGCAGGATTGATTACCTCGTCGGGACGATGATCGAGCTGCCCCGTGCTGCCATCATCGCTGACCAGATCGCGGCTGTCGCGGAGTTCTTCTCGTTCGGAACCAACGACCTCACCCAGACGACGCTCGGCATCAGCCGCGACGACTCCAAGGGTTTCATACCTTTCTACCTGGAGCACGGCATCCTTGAGGATGAGCCATTTCAGACGCTCGATAAGGCGGGCGTCGGGAAGTTGATGGAATGGGGCGTTGCAGGTGGGCGTCGGACGCGCCCAACGCTGAAGGTCGGCATTTGCGGCGAGCATGGCGGCGATCCGCGATCGGTCGTCTTTTGCCACCACCTCGGATTCGACTATGTCTCCTGCTCGCCCTACCGGGTGCCGATAGCCCGGCTGGCTGCGGCACAGGCGGCTCTGGAATTCAGATCCGATGGAACAGTGGCGTGAACACTAACTTTGCCGGCTGCGATAGGCTCTCTTCACCAACCGGTCGAGGTAGCCGGGAGCGTCTTCGAGTAATTCGGAGGTGATATTAAGCGCCGATTTGCCTACCAGTTTAAGCCCGTATTCATAGTCCTTTAGGATTCCCTCAAGGAACCGATCGAGGGATTCGCCTGCTGCCCGCGCCATATCCCGGGCGGTGCGGATCGCACCGTCGGTGAACTCGAGGCGGATGCCGCTGCGCGCGACGAACCTCCGGCAGAACTGCTCCACCAAAGCGGCCGGGAGCATCGCCTGCAAGACCTCTTCCGGCTGGTGATAGAGTTCTGAAGTTACGCGCAGCCGGCTGACGCCGACCCCCGGCAGCGACCGTTCAAAGGGCAGGAGGACTCGCTCCACAACGCCAACCAGACCGCGCGCGCCGGAGCCTCTCCGGTGCGCTTCGGACGCAATCAACCGGAGCGCATCGTCGTCGAACTGGAGGTCGATGCCGTAGGCGGCGAAGTCGCGCCGTTTGCCCTGCACCACCGCGCTGTTGGGGTTCTTCAGTATGCCAAACAAGCCTTCCTCGTCGAGGTCGCTCATCGTCACCATCACCGGAATCCGCCCGACGAACTCCGACTCGAAGCCGTAATCGGTCAGGTCTTGCGGATGAAGCCGCGTGAGCAGGTTGCGCGCGTCCTCACGGGAAGCCATTTCGACACCGGTGAAGCCCATTCCGCCTTTTTTGAGTCGTCGCGCGATAATCTCGGTCAAGCCGTTGAAGGCGCCTGACATCACAAAGAGGATGTTGCGGGTGTTGACCTTTTTGCGCACCGATTTACCGGTGCGCTGGGTTTCGATCACCGCTTCCATTTGACTGGCGAGGTCGTGCGGCACCTTCATATCGACCTCCGTCTCTTCCATCAGTTTCAGCAGGTTGCGCTGCACGCCGCTGCGCGAGACATCGGGGCCGAACCAGTTGCCAGCCGAGGCGATCTTGTCGATCTCGTCGATGTAGATGATGCCGTATTCAGCGAGCGGGATGTTCCCGCCGGCTTGATGGACGAGGTCGCGCACGAGGTCCTCGACGTCGCCGCCGACATAGCCGGTTTCGCTGAACTTGGTCGCGTCGCCTTTGACGAACGGCACCCGCAATTTATGTGCTATCAACTTGATGAGGTAGGTCTTCCCAACCCCGGTCGGGCCGACCAGAAGGAGATTCGACTTAACGTGACCGACGATGCGCGGCAGTTCGGGGTGCTCGCGTTCGAGACGCATCCGGTGGAAATGGGTGCATATCTTCGTCGCGGCTACCTCGATGGCAGAATCCTGACCGACGATGTAGGACTTCAGGTAGTCGATCAGTTCCGACGGCTTGGTGTCGAAACGGATTTCCTCAACCGACGGCTCGAAAGACCGTCCTCCCGGAGGCGCGCCATACTCGTCGGGGTCGGGCTGAACCTGCTCCTTCAGGATTTCCTGAACGCGGTTGTCGATATTGAAGGGACGGGGTTCTTCAGGCATTATTAATCAGTGCTGATATGGGTTGACTTGGAGGGCGGACATTGACTACGCCTTCGGCTTGTCCTGTGACAGTCCTGTCCGCCCTTTCTATTACTACTTGGTGCAGTTAGTTCTTGTCTTCTCCCCACTGCTTCGCGGGTGGTGGAATAAAAGGGGGGGCAATATGGGTTTGCACTTCTACCCCCCTGTTGTCCCCCCGCTCAGCGGGAGGACAAAACAAGATGATACTGCACCCATTAATAATCCGGACATATTATAGTTGCCCCTTCCGCTTGTGGATGGTCGCGTTGGGTCGATTCCAAATCGCCCGACGAGGAGATTGGAGCACATTTGATTGGCGGATTGGAATCCGCCGCTACGCGGGCAACTATGAAACGCCCCCTAATACCTGACCGTAGTCCTTAGTCACCCCCGCTCTTCCATCTGCTTCAGGATTTCGCTCGCTTCGCGCAGGCGGCGCCGCTCCCACGTGGTAAGGTTCTCCATCCCGACCTCGTTGATCTTGTCGAGCAGGTCGTCAACCTCGCGGCGGAGGCGGTCTTCTTCGCTGCGTCTA
The DNA window shown above is from Calditrichota bacterium and carries:
- a CDS encoding T9SS type A sorting domain-containing protein; amino-acid sequence: SYAFDRTGGYALKAKVFDPNVDPVPADSVQWAIQVRGVIRAFEPNLAEISLEPRQETTFELIPFNANNDSIEFWWTLNEADTMSIESTLSISFQDTGRYVVTAFARQEAELDSQIWFVRVENSLDVRGEGGAFVPGDLTLDIFPNPFNDRAEVAITAPTIGAASLALFDVRGREVWSRRIQLTAGQSRITIGEGAVNAPGVYLIKFESGGRRLLRKVVVLK
- a CDS encoding UDP-N-acetylmuramoyl-tripeptide--D-alanyl-D-alanine ligase gives rise to the protein MASENRIQTPPSSVLRHPAVCLRHFNRPIQTCPFGLSHFITGTSINRDAVNFILIIALLLTLPAWAFGLWTRLKSHLHILQLEDYSPVRLGQFLWKRRRVWLPGWDLVGVIMVIAAATVLEMHWSAGRDKSLPLGDINSTLRLLLAAGLFAYALFLALGARGMRKRLRSARKPLVMTARARRILLAGTGLAVTVFLALIASPLTRWLGGAEIVFTMLFMERMAGLWLAGAVMALEPFEALSRRRYLSEAQQIVKDVRPLVIGVTGSYGKTGTKELLSAMLSARYNVYRPPGSYNTLMGVTRAIREGLRPYHEAFVVEMGAYRKGSIANVCDLVQPQHGIITVIGIQHLERFGSQQAIKEAKSELIRALPPDGVAVLNGSDPLSREIGAAHRGEVIWFEVGTDEVRGGGNGEGRTATVQAFDLKVGPGGTTFQLRFPDGEVVSTHLSLLGRSGVANATAAAALADRLGIARRDIVQTLANMPPVRHRLERRPGENGITIIDDAFNSNPTGARDALEVLSMATGGKRILVTPGMIELGPMETEANRTLGRQAASACDLVLLIGGRRTNPIRDGLIEAGFPTANIRTAMTLPEGLEQIKPLLQSGDTMLFENDLPDQYEGL
- a CDS encoding pyruvate, phosphate dikinase, yielding MSNQFVYFFGAGSAEGRADMKNLLGGKGANLAEMTNIGLPVPPGFTITTEVCTHHMETGGYPEGLEEFVRDAMAKVEAIIGDNFGDTSRPLLVSVRSGARASMPGMMDTILNLGLNDATIKGLLARTGNPRFAWDSYRRFVQMYGDVVLGVKAASDREADPFEEALDEAKSSRGVKHDTELMAEDLSRLVDRFKEIIADRKGVRFPEDPWEQLWGAIGAVFHSWMNDRAVEYRRLNSIPAHWGTAVNVQAMVFGNMGDDSGTGVAFTRNPASGAREFYGEYLTNAQGEDVVAGIRTPKPIVELAAEMPPVYAQLDEVRATLETHFRDMQDFEFTIQKGRLWMLQTRAGKRTGVAAVKIAVEMVNEGLIQPREALLRVQPDQLNQLLRPVFDPVQKAAAIKEGRMLARGLNAGPGAASGRIAFSASEAVALSAKSEPAILVRIETSPEDIKGMNAADGILTARGGMTSHAALVARQMGKVCVAGCDALKIDYSAGVLRAGVNTLREGDFISIDGTTGEVIAGKLATIASEVVQVLIGRSLAPERSDIYHAFAQLMSWADSERRLRIRTNADQPDQADAARALGAEGIGLCRTEHMFFGGDRIAAVREMILAESEAGRKAALDKLLPMQREDFAGIFRAMDDHPVTIRTLDPPLHEFLPHSDADIEQVARHSGLSVERLRARIEALHEANPMLGHRGCRLGIVFPEITAMQVRAILEAAVEASSEGVAVHPEIMIPLVGFRAELEAQVRIVRDVAEAVFAAQGRRIDYLVGTMIELPRAAIIADQIAAVAEFFSFGTNDLTQTTLGISRDDSKGFIPFYLEHGILEDEPFQTLDKAGVGKLMEWGVAGGRRTRPTLKVGICGEHGGDPRSVVFCHHLGFDYVSCSPYRVPIARLAAAQAALEFRSDGTVA
- a CDS encoding AAA family ATPase codes for the protein MPEEPRPFNIDNRVQEILKEQVQPDPDEYGAPPGGRSFEPSVEEIRFDTKPSELIDYLKSYIVGQDSAIEVAATKICTHFHRMRLEREHPELPRIVGHVKSNLLLVGPTGVGKTYLIKLIAHKLRVPFVKGDATKFSETGYVGGDVEDLVRDLVHQAGGNIPLAEYGIIYIDEIDKIASAGNWFGPDVSRSGVQRNLLKLMEETEVDMKVPHDLASQMEAVIETQRTGKSVRKKVNTRNILFVMSGAFNGLTEIIARRLKKGGMGFTGVEMASREDARNLLTRLHPQDLTDYGFESEFVGRIPVMVTMSDLDEEGLFGILKNPNSAVVQGKRRDFAAYGIDLQFDDDALRLIASEAHRRGSGARGLVGVVERVLLPFERSLPGVGVSRLRVTSELYHQPEEVLQAMLPAALVEQFCRRFVARSGIRLEFTDGAIRTARDMARAAGESLDRFLEGILKDYEYGLKLVGKSALNITSELLEDAPGYLDRLVKRAYRSRQS